Proteins from a genomic interval of Clostridium sp. 'deep sea':
- a CDS encoding DUF5700 domain-containing putative Zn-dependent protease — MKFDFSYVDIVLKAAANEGDINEITSTIAYDTIQKHVKMTGSKFNVNMLIDALNGATNAGYGLRNLSQNLNDIKKIVAQLKTKTNEWQTIISKEVTNIFKNCNLSQTIICPVIGYDIGIGIDNVVCINLNVAICKDIKEIFSIAIHETAHTVSEQLEKYFDFTSKNSFLQTISYLIQYEGIGIFSAYNYRTVNDLPYYGYPALEDYIISDIKYENLKNLYNTLTEMNNNSLVSLEEMKNKTYSGKRLTHRLGYEIVFRAYKQHGIQEVRSIAQMSNDEFKSKYLL, encoded by the coding sequence ATGAAATTTGATTTTTCTTATGTAGACATTGTTTTAAAGGCGGCCGCCAATGAAGGTGATATCAATGAAATAACCAGTACAATTGCTTATGATACTATTCAAAAACATGTTAAAATGACTGGTTCTAAATTTAATGTAAACATGCTTATAGATGCCCTTAATGGTGCCACTAACGCTGGCTATGGCTTACGTAATTTAAGCCAAAACTTAAACGATATAAAAAAAATTGTAGCTCAATTAAAAACAAAAACTAATGAGTGGCAAACAATAATCAGCAAAGAAGTTACCAATATATTTAAAAATTGTAATTTATCACAAACAATAATTTGCCCAGTAATTGGTTACGACATAGGCATAGGTATAGATAATGTTGTTTGTATTAATTTAAACGTTGCTATCTGTAAAGATATTAAAGAGATTTTTTCGATAGCCATTCATGAAACTGCCCATACTGTTTCTGAACAGTTAGAAAAGTACTTTGATTTCACTAGTAAAAATAGCTTTTTACAAACTATAAGCTATTTAATACAGTATGAAGGAATAGGTATTTTTTCTGCATATAATTATAGAACAGTAAATGATTTACCCTACTATGGATATCCAGCGCTTGAAGATTATATAATTTCGGATATAAAGTATGAGAATTTAAAAAATTTATATAATACATTAACTGAAATGAACAACAACAGTTTGGTAAGTCTTGAGGAAATGAAAAACAAGACGTATTCGGGAAAACGGTTAACCCATAGATTGGGTTACGAAATTGTATTTAGAGCTTATAAACAGCATGGTATACAAGAGGTTAGAAGTATAGCACAAATGAGTAACGATGAGTTTAAAAGTAAATACTTATTATAA